A part of Desulfovibrio legallii genomic DNA contains:
- the ribB gene encoding 3,4-dihydroxy-2-butanone-4-phosphate synthase, producing the protein MHQSPLTLDSFGNAAERLQRALASLRDGGGVLVVDDADRENEGDLIFSASQISVPQMAMLIRHCSGIVCLPLTAEHARRLDLPLMTAHNTNTQQTAFTISIEAATGVTTGVSAADRVATVRAAAAPQARPEDLRRPGHVFPLLARPGGVLERRGHTEATVDLMRMAGLEPCGVLCELTNDDGSMARLPQVAAFARAHGMPLCSVEDIVAWRSAGRDHRAVAV; encoded by the coding sequence ATGCATCAGTCCCCATTAACTTTGGATTCCTTTGGCAATGCCGCCGAGCGGCTGCAACGAGCCCTTGCCTCCCTGCGCGACGGCGGCGGCGTGCTGGTTGTGGATGATGCGGACCGGGAAAACGAGGGCGACCTCATTTTTTCGGCCAGCCAGATCAGTGTGCCGCAGATGGCCATGCTCATCCGTCACTGCAGCGGCATTGTCTGCCTGCCACTTACGGCGGAACACGCCCGTCGGCTGGACCTGCCGCTCATGACCGCGCACAACACCAACACCCAGCAGACGGCTTTTACCATCAGTATTGAAGCGGCCACCGGGGTGACTACGGGCGTTTCCGCTGCGGACAGGGTGGCCACCGTGCGGGCCGCCGCAGCGCCACAGGCCCGTCCGGAGGATCTGCGGCGGCCGGGGCACGTTTTCCCCTTGCTGGCCCGTCCCGGTGGGGTACTGGAGCGGCGGGGGCATACCGAGGCCACCGTGGACCTCATGCGCATGGCCGGGCTGGAGCCCTGCGGCGTGCTTTGTGAACTGACCAACGACGACGGCAGCATGGCACGCTTGCCGCAGGTGGCGGCTTTTGCCCGGGCCCACGGCATGCCCCTGTGCAGTGTGGAGGACATCGTGGCCTGGCGTTCTGCCGGACGCGACCATCGGGCTGTGGCTGTATAG
- a CDS encoding squalene cyclase, whose protein sequence is MEEHGTPDFQVTHRFSHDNLHISLQDPFGPPQADAVIALLYGNQHACKRIFIDVRRVSRPHPRAVDALKNSLLLGGLSTEQIVFKGKTGFDLAVNGNRVLIEQKRSHVCKGNCAHCKCGHHKHDHAQAREH, encoded by the coding sequence ATGGAAGAGCACGGCACGCCGGATTTTCAGGTCACCCACCGCTTCAGCCACGACAATCTGCACATCAGCCTTCAAGACCCCTTCGGCCCGCCCCAGGCGGACGCTGTCATCGCTCTTCTGTACGGCAACCAGCACGCCTGCAAACGTATTTTTATTGATGTGCGCCGGGTTTCCCGACCGCATCCCAGGGCTGTGGACGCCCTGAAGAATTCCCTGCTGTTGGGCGGCCTGAGCACGGAGCAGATCGTTTTTAAGGGTAAAACCGGCTTTGACCTGGCCGTCAACGGCAACCGGGTGCTCATTGAACAGAAACGCAGCCATGTCTGCAAGGGCAACTGCGCCCATTGCAAGTGCGGCCACCACAAGCACGATCACGCCCAGGCGCGGGAGCATTAG